The genomic stretch ATCAAGGTGAATATGTCTCGATTATGGGGCCGTCAGGATCAGGAAAATCGACGATCATGAATATTATCGGCTGTCTTGATCGGCCGACTTCCGGTACATATCAATTGGACGGCGAAGACATTTCTTCATATAAAGATAAAGAACTGGCGGCAGTCCGTAACCGGTCCATCGGTTTTGTATTTCAGCAATTTCAGCTTCTTCCGCGGCTGAACGCAAAAAAAAATGTCGAGCTGCCGATGATTTATTCCGGGATAGGCAAAAAGGAACGTCAAGAGCGGGCTGAGAGAGCATTGGAAAAGGTCGGGTTAGCCGATCGAATGCTCCACATGCCCAACGAGCTGTCGGGCGGGCAGAAGCAGCGGGTGGCGATTGCGAGGGCGATCGTGAATGAGCCGAAATTGATTTTAGCTGATGAACCGACCGGCGCGCTGGATACGAAAACAAGCGAGGCGATTATGGATCAGTTTACAGCATTAAATGCCGAGGGAACGACAATCGTTCTGGTTACTCACGAGCCTGAAGTAGCAGATTGCACGAATCGGATCGTCATGGTGCGTGACGGAAACATTGTTCCTGCCAGCTCCGGACAAAGGAGTGTGGGAGAATGAGCCTGTTGGAAAACATCAGAATGGCTCTAAGCTCTGTCCTTGCCCATAAAATGCGTTCGATCTTAACGATGCTCGGCATTATCATTGGTGTAGGCTCTGTCATTGTTGTCGTTGCGGTAGGACAGGGCGGCGAGCAAATGCTGAAGCAGTCGATCAGCGGCCCGGGAAATACTGTGGAGCTGTACTATATGCCTAGCGACGAGGAGCTTGCAAGCAACCCGAATGCCGCAGCTGAATCTACGTTTACAGAAAACGATATTAAAGGTTTAAAAGGAATAGAAGGCATTAAACAAGTCGTTGCTTCGACTTCTGAAAGTATGAAAGCGCGTTATCACGAAGAAGAAACCGATGCTACGGTTAACGGAATAAATGATGGATACATGAATGTCAATTCTTTGAAAATCGAAAGCGGCAGAACCTTTACC from Bacillus subtilis subsp. subtilis str. 168 encodes the following:
- the skiY gene encoding subunit of efflux permease exporting the starvation-induced killing protein (ATP-binding protein) (Evidence 1a: Function from experimental evidences in the studied strain; PubMedId: 9987136, 22707703; Product type t: transporter); translated protein: MIQLSNVRKSYQIGKETFDVLHSIDLDIHQGEYVSIMGPSGSGKSTIMNIIGCLDRPTSGTYQLDGEDISSYKDKELAAVRNRSIGFVFQQFQLLPRLNAKKNVELPMIYSGIGKKERQERAERALEKVGLADRMLHMPNELSGGQKQRVAIARAIVNEPKLILADEPTGALDTKTSEAIMDQFTALNAEGTTIVLVTHEPEVADCTNRIVMVRDGNIVPASSGQRSVGE